The Phoenix dactylifera cultivar Barhee BC4 chromosome 9, palm_55x_up_171113_PBpolish2nd_filt_p, whole genome shotgun sequence genome window below encodes:
- the LOC103721690 gene encoding WD repeat-containing protein 53 isoform X4, with protein sequence MLGHSYGRRLSVITCLSGVLKVYVILIRIGRWMHDEVSSWKPLETYNYNKDEINQIAYSSKSNFLAAADDSGDVKIIDTSQQCLYKTLRAVHTSICSSVQFLSWKPWTAITGGLDSKLAMWDFSRGRTYNVIDYGMPEVDSTVSCGNVGQCLNPAFVHSIAVPEMDMLQGLNKACAVARGDGVVDVIDLESELATVKSKNFQSRSKKSDVQAANHAIGRNLVKRTQLDYSLGGHTAAVSCVSFSLFGERGKFLISGGNDACVKLWDWSRHFCAEQTSCNNALILNIDLKKKVNWLCTTTTDSENLVVCDTSKVLKIYTVL encoded by the exons ATGCTTGGACATTCATATGGTAG AAGGTTATCGGTCATCACATGCTTATCTGGTGTACTTAAAGTGTATGTCATATTAATAAGGATTGGACGCTGGATGCATGATGAG GTCTCTTCTTGGAAGCCATTGGAGACCTACAACTATAACAAAGACGAGATAAATCAG ATTGCATACAGCTCAAAGTCAAATTTCCTTGCTGCTGCCGATGATAGTGGTGATGTTAAG ATCATTGACACTAGCCAGCAATGCCTATACAAAACCTTAAGAGCGGTTCATACCAGT ATATGCAGCAGTGTACAGTTCCTCTCTTGGAAGCCTTGGACAG CCATTACTGGAGGACTTGACTCAAAGCTTGCTATGTGGGACTTCTCGAGAGGGCGAACGTACAATGTCATAGACTATG GGATGCCCGAAGTGGACAGCACTGTTTCTTGTGGCAATGTAGGACAATGTCTCAATCCTGCTTTTGTGCACTCAATAGCAGTCCCTGAAATGGACATGTTACAGGGACTGAACAAGGCATGTGCTGTCGCAAGAGGTGATGGTGTTGTTGATGTAATTGATCTAGAATCTGAGCTGGCCACTGTGAAGTCTAAAAATTTTCAATCGAGATCCAAGAAAAGTGATGTTCAAGCTGCAAATCATGCAATTGGTCGAAATCTAGTGAAGAGGACTCAACTAGATTACAGTCTGGGAGGGCATACTGCTGCTGTATCTTGTGT GTCTTTTTCATTGTTTGGGGAGAGAGGCAAGTTTCTCATTTCAGGGGGAAATGATGCATGCGTGAAGCTGTGGGACTGGTCTAGACATTTTTGTGCTGAACAAACAAGCTGCAATAATGCTTTAATTTTGAACATTGATTTGAAGAAGAAG GTCAATTGGCTGTGTACTACTACAACAGATTCAGAAAACCTTGTTGTATGCGACACATCCAAAGTATTGAAAATCTATACTGTCCTTTGA
- the LOC103721690 gene encoding WD repeat-containing protein 53 isoform X1 has protein sequence MKPRRLKGHKAAVACCIASRARPGIIASSGEDGRICWFDLRCKDVLFTIDLGEQPISSLCFKAGNEAIVYASSGTKVSCLDIHMVSSWKPLETYNYNKDEINQIAYSSKSNFLAAADDSGDVKIIDTSQQCLYKTLRAVHTSICSSVQFLSWKPWTAITGGLDSKLAMWDFSRGRTYNVIDYGMPEVDSTVSCGNVGQCLNPAFVHSIAVPEMDMLQGLNKACAVARGDGVVDVIDLESELATVKSKNFQSRSKKSDVQAANHAIGRNLVKRTQLDYSLGGHTAAVSCVSFSLFGERGKFLISGGNDACVKLWDWSRHFCAEQTSCNNALILNIDLKKKVNWLCTTTTDSENLVVCDTSKVLKIYTVL, from the exons GATGGTCGCATCTGCTGGTTTGATTTGCGGTGCAAGGATGTTCTGTTTACCATTGATTTAGGGGAGCAGCCTATTTCTTCTTTATGTTTCAAAGCAG GAAATGAAGCTATTGTCTATGCCTCCTCAGGTACTAAAGTCTCATGCTTGGACATTCATATG GTCTCTTCTTGGAAGCCATTGGAGACCTACAACTATAACAAAGACGAGATAAATCAG ATTGCATACAGCTCAAAGTCAAATTTCCTTGCTGCTGCCGATGATAGTGGTGATGTTAAG ATCATTGACACTAGCCAGCAATGCCTATACAAAACCTTAAGAGCGGTTCATACCAGT ATATGCAGCAGTGTACAGTTCCTCTCTTGGAAGCCTTGGACAG CCATTACTGGAGGACTTGACTCAAAGCTTGCTATGTGGGACTTCTCGAGAGGGCGAACGTACAATGTCATAGACTATG GGATGCCCGAAGTGGACAGCACTGTTTCTTGTGGCAATGTAGGACAATGTCTCAATCCTGCTTTTGTGCACTCAATAGCAGTCCCTGAAATGGACATGTTACAGGGACTGAACAAGGCATGTGCTGTCGCAAGAGGTGATGGTGTTGTTGATGTAATTGATCTAGAATCTGAGCTGGCCACTGTGAAGTCTAAAAATTTTCAATCGAGATCCAAGAAAAGTGATGTTCAAGCTGCAAATCATGCAATTGGTCGAAATCTAGTGAAGAGGACTCAACTAGATTACAGTCTGGGAGGGCATACTGCTGCTGTATCTTGTGT GTCTTTTTCATTGTTTGGGGAGAGAGGCAAGTTTCTCATTTCAGGGGGAAATGATGCATGCGTGAAGCTGTGGGACTGGTCTAGACATTTTTGTGCTGAACAAACAAGCTGCAATAATGCTTTAATTTTGAACATTGATTTGAAGAAGAAG GTCAATTGGCTGTGTACTACTACAACAGATTCAGAAAACCTTGTTGTATGCGACACATCCAAAGTATTGAAAATCTATACTGTCCTTTGA
- the LOC103721690 gene encoding WD repeat-containing protein 53 isoform X3, with the protein MKPRRLKGHKAAVACCIASRARPGIIASSGEDGRICWFDLRCKDVLFTIDLGEQPISSLCFKAGNEAIVYASSGTKVSCLDIHMVSSWKPLETYNYNKDEINQIAYSSKSNFLAAADDSGDVKIIDTSQQCLYKTLRAVHTSICSSVQFLSWKPWTAITGGLDSKLAMWDFSRGRTYNVIDYGMPEVDSTVSCGNVGQCLNPAFVHSIAVPEMDMLQGLNKACAVARGDGVVDVIDLESELATVKSKNFQSRSKKSDVQAANHAIGRNLVKRTQLDYSLGGHTAAVSCVSFSLFGERGKFLISGGNDACVKLWDWSRHFCAEQTSCNNALILNIDLKKKYSSECRDILLRDVHRVTSI; encoded by the exons GATGGTCGCATCTGCTGGTTTGATTTGCGGTGCAAGGATGTTCTGTTTACCATTGATTTAGGGGAGCAGCCTATTTCTTCTTTATGTTTCAAAGCAG GAAATGAAGCTATTGTCTATGCCTCCTCAGGTACTAAAGTCTCATGCTTGGACATTCATATG GTCTCTTCTTGGAAGCCATTGGAGACCTACAACTATAACAAAGACGAGATAAATCAG ATTGCATACAGCTCAAAGTCAAATTTCCTTGCTGCTGCCGATGATAGTGGTGATGTTAAG ATCATTGACACTAGCCAGCAATGCCTATACAAAACCTTAAGAGCGGTTCATACCAGT ATATGCAGCAGTGTACAGTTCCTCTCTTGGAAGCCTTGGACAG CCATTACTGGAGGACTTGACTCAAAGCTTGCTATGTGGGACTTCTCGAGAGGGCGAACGTACAATGTCATAGACTATG GGATGCCCGAAGTGGACAGCACTGTTTCTTGTGGCAATGTAGGACAATGTCTCAATCCTGCTTTTGTGCACTCAATAGCAGTCCCTGAAATGGACATGTTACAGGGACTGAACAAGGCATGTGCTGTCGCAAGAGGTGATGGTGTTGTTGATGTAATTGATCTAGAATCTGAGCTGGCCACTGTGAAGTCTAAAAATTTTCAATCGAGATCCAAGAAAAGTGATGTTCAAGCTGCAAATCATGCAATTGGTCGAAATCTAGTGAAGAGGACTCAACTAGATTACAGTCTGGGAGGGCATACTGCTGCTGTATCTTGTGT GTCTTTTTCATTGTTTGGGGAGAGAGGCAAGTTTCTCATTTCAGGGGGAAATGATGCATGCGTGAAGCTGTGGGACTGGTCTAGACATTTTTGTGCTGAACAAACAAGCTGCAATAATGCTTTAATTTTGAACATTGATTTGAAGAAGAAG TACAGCTCAGAGTGCCGGGATATTTTGCTGAGAGATGTGCATCGAGTTACTTCAATATAG
- the LOC103721690 gene encoding WD repeat-containing protein 53 isoform X2, producing MKPRRLKGHKAAVACCIASRARPGIIASSGEDGRICWFDLRCKDVLFTIDLGEQPISSLCFKAGNEAIVYASSGTKVSCLDIHMVSSWKPLETYNYNKDEINQIAYSSKSNFLAAADDSGDVKIIDTSQQCLYKTLRAVHTSICSSVQFLSWKPWTAITGGLDSKLAMWDFSRGRTYNVIDYGMPEVDSTVSCGNVGQCLNPAFVHSIAVPEMDMLQGLNKACAVARGDGVVDVIDLESELATVKSKNFQSRSKKSDVQAANHAIGRNLVKRTQLDYSLGGHTAAVSCVSFSLFGERGKFLISGGNDACVKLWDWSRHFCAEQTSCNNALILNIDLKKKGCTVIIGIFSKRKFCFWSLQDIS from the exons GATGGTCGCATCTGCTGGTTTGATTTGCGGTGCAAGGATGTTCTGTTTACCATTGATTTAGGGGAGCAGCCTATTTCTTCTTTATGTTTCAAAGCAG GAAATGAAGCTATTGTCTATGCCTCCTCAGGTACTAAAGTCTCATGCTTGGACATTCATATG GTCTCTTCTTGGAAGCCATTGGAGACCTACAACTATAACAAAGACGAGATAAATCAG ATTGCATACAGCTCAAAGTCAAATTTCCTTGCTGCTGCCGATGATAGTGGTGATGTTAAG ATCATTGACACTAGCCAGCAATGCCTATACAAAACCTTAAGAGCGGTTCATACCAGT ATATGCAGCAGTGTACAGTTCCTCTCTTGGAAGCCTTGGACAG CCATTACTGGAGGACTTGACTCAAAGCTTGCTATGTGGGACTTCTCGAGAGGGCGAACGTACAATGTCATAGACTATG GGATGCCCGAAGTGGACAGCACTGTTTCTTGTGGCAATGTAGGACAATGTCTCAATCCTGCTTTTGTGCACTCAATAGCAGTCCCTGAAATGGACATGTTACAGGGACTGAACAAGGCATGTGCTGTCGCAAGAGGTGATGGTGTTGTTGATGTAATTGATCTAGAATCTGAGCTGGCCACTGTGAAGTCTAAAAATTTTCAATCGAGATCCAAGAAAAGTGATGTTCAAGCTGCAAATCATGCAATTGGTCGAAATCTAGTGAAGAGGACTCAACTAGATTACAGTCTGGGAGGGCATACTGCTGCTGTATCTTGTGT GTCTTTTTCATTGTTTGGGGAGAGAGGCAAGTTTCTCATTTCAGGGGGAAATGATGCATGCGTGAAGCTGTGGGACTGGTCTAGACATTTTTGTGCTGAACAAACAAGCTGCAATAATGCTTTAATTTTGAACATTGATTTGAAGAAGAAG GGCTGCACTGTTATCATCGGGATTTTCTCCAAGAGGAAGTTCTGCTTTTGGAGCCTGCAAGATATCTCCTAA